Sequence from the Larimichthys crocea isolate SSNF chromosome XXIII, L_crocea_2.0, whole genome shotgun sequence genome:
TCATGGCAGGCCTCGGTTACAGCTGTGATTCCAGGGAACCAAACATCCAAAACATCCGTCATCCTGGATAAATTATTCATAACGGACCTGCCAGGGCGATGGCAGGACTGAtgtatttgttttgcttgtCCTATCACTTCCCTCAGCCTGTCTCCCAACATTTTAGAGAGCGTCTTATATTTAGTGCACAACAGGGACCAGAGGGTGACAACTGCTTTCCTGCTGCTCTTGGTCAAACAAAACTTTCAACAAGCCCTCCCTTCATGATACCCCATAGTGAAGTGTTAGGTTTAACAGAGGTTTGTTTATTCTGTCTGTGCAGCTTGTGAATCTGGGAGCTTGTATATTAGCATGACAATGTATTCTGCTGAAACAGGTTTAAGGGTATTTCAACACACATCAACTTGAGTTACGCAAGGTGGGGTAGTAATGAACATCATGTCTAGACGAGCCTCTGCAAAACACTAAGAAAACACTAAGATGGTTACTTGGCACAGAGAAGGGTATCAAATAGATCCTAACGCATACTTTGGTTTGTGTTCGGAAAAGAAACCACGGTCAATCGCTGTGGCCAGCCTAATTCAAAGACTTAAATGAGCCACGCATCACCGTTATCATCACATCTCAGGTTGTGAGCAAGTAAGAGGCATTATGTAATTTTCTTGAGACACACGGTTACCACTTATTGAATAATCCATCTAGTAGCATGGTATGACTTCCGCAAAACAACTGGTATTTTCAGAGAAGTAGCCTAAAGATTTCGAGAATAGTGTTTTATACTCCCTCAGGACTCAAGTGCAGCATGATAAAGAATTCAAATGAGATCACCTTGGGGCCAAAATATTCAACTAAAAGTGTTAGTCTCGTAAATTTTGTCACTTTAGTCGCAGAGTTAGGTAACACAACCAACCCTCATTTCGTAACACTGTTACCAGTATTGTAATACTTTCATCAGCAGGCGTAGGCTCAGTCACTGTCATGTTACCTAATTTGGTGACTTAACAGTTCTCATAATATTGTTGTTTGATATTTGTACCTAGCAGTATCTCCAGATTGTGGCCATTTTctcacagaggaagaggattTATTAAATGTAAGGTACATCACGTTACAATGAGATGAGATCACTGCATGCTTTCACATGCCTGGACAACAAGAAGTGCTGCAGGAGTGAACAGTTATGATAGTCACACATTTCGACATATAAAACGTAGACGCATGCATATCTGTTTGTGGGGATATTGTCGAGACTTTATCCAACATTCAGCAGCCTGTATGTGCACATAATCTACGCTGACTCACCAGGGGGGCCTCTCAAAGTATTTTCCGGTAGTGGAATACAATAAAAGGACATAAAAGGAAAGCTCAATAGCTGTGAAACTGTCAGGAAGTATAAAACTGACAGGAGCTTTGTTTGTCATGGCAAATCCCACGTTAAAACTAAGCCAGGAGCTGCTGGAATGTACACTCATTTCACCTCAGCAAATCTGATTTATAAATAATTTCAAATAAGAGTATGAAGCCTGTGGTGCATTGCATTTGTTTATTAGTCATGCCATCTAATTCATGCACGACTGATATGATGATATAGATTAATACAGGGTGTGTCCTACTCTGACACCTCCACATTGTTCAGTGAGGGTGGTGGAGGAATATTACAGAgacacccaaaaaaaaaaaattccacttACTTAAACAGGCAGAGATACTCACTCGCTGTACACCGTATGGGGCGGTGCTAGTACTTTTCCCACTCTGTCATACCGGCTTGTTCAGTTGGAGGCATCTTGAAGTTTTTCAGCACTTGCATTCAGGAGCTCTACCTTTGACAGCCCCGTCTGACTTCACAAGGTAAGGTTACCCTTCATTTTAAGAATGgacaagacagacagtgtgtttgtcaTCAAAGCAGATGGATAAGTAATAACTCTTTTGGCATTATTGTGTAACCTAAAACTTTTAATGaggatgcagtcacatctctgATATATAAAAAATGGAAGTTCATTTACTCGACCACTGTAACTAAGTACAATTTTTAGGTTCTGTTCTTGAGCGTTTCTTGGtgatattgtactttttactgcgCTACATTTAATAACTTGAGTTACTAGTTATTTTGCAGATACAGATTAATAATGCAAAATGTAAATCAACTAATGAATTAGTTAAAATTTGCCCGATTAACCAGCTATATCATGAATATATCAATGGTTATAATTCAGTAATATACATTGtaaagtatattttgatgctaaTATATGTGTACTTTTACTCATGCAAGATTTTGAATGACATGACAAATGTCAAAACAATGTCTTATTTTCTTAATTGCACAAAATTAAATGCAGGAAATAGCagatacatgttttattttgtgtttattcgTCTGAGAATCAAAACCTATGCCTTTGCCAACGACTGTTTCTTAATCATAGTTATGCAAGTTTGAAACCTGTGGCCTGTGGTAGACATTTAAGACAATGCAGTGCAAGACAGCTGTAACCTGCGGAAATGTTGCACAACTCATCCCCTTGTAAGAGAAGTGTGCCAAGCATGCAAGTTTGGACGCATTGTTTAGAGGGCGTTCACACCTTTCCTGACAGACGTGCTAATAATCTTTTATGAATCGCTTCCAGTCGTTCAAAGTTGCACTTTTATGCATTTATGAATCACTGTCGCACTTTTAttgaagttttatttgttttatatgttctCCTCAGTAAATCCCGCatacaaacaaaatggcagACCCCTGGCAGAGGGCATATGACTTTGCTGTTGAAGTGGCAAGGAAAGCTGGAGAGGTGTGTATTCAGTAATAACCTCCAGACGATACTTGAAAACAAACTTGAAGAATTTCTGAAGATTTTATGATGATCTAAATATGACCTAATTTTACTCACGTGTACCAAAATGATTCCATCTGTTTAGGAAGTCAGAAAGGCCGGGGAGAGCGAAATAAAGGTCATGACAAAGAGCTCCACCGTAGACCTCGTCACTAAGACCGATGAGAGGGTGGAGAAGATCATCATCGGGTCTCTTAAAGAAGAATTCGGACCAGACGTGCACTGGTGAGACATGTACACATTATGTTGCACATATGAATCTAAAAGCTTTCACATGACACGAAATTGCACAGTTTGATATTTGTTCTCCCGCACTGCAGTTTCATTGGAGAGGAGTCCGTCGCAAAGGGCGAGGCGTGTATCTTAACCGACAAACCTACATGGATCATAGACCCTGTGGACGGCACCACGAACTTCGTGCACGGGTAAGATGTCAGCGTTGCTAACAGCAACACATGGTGATGTGGTTTTTAAGTCTTACTTTATGAGATGTAGTTTTTTAAGGAGGTCATGCACACTTATAGTACCTTAAAGTACCTTTTTCAAGCTATGTAATAAAATCCGATGCTACTCTACTCTATTACAGATTCCCGTTTGTGGCTGTGTCTATTGCCTTTGCTGTCAATAAGGAGGTATGTCGAATCAAACATACCTTTTACAGTCGATAAAAGCAGTTTCTCCACACTTAGTGCATGGAAGCTATAAGAATGACGTCTGTTTTCAGTTGGAGTTCGGTGTGGTGTACAGCTGCTTGGAGGACAAGATGTATAAAGCGAGAAAGGGGAAGGGAGCTTTCTGCAATGATGAAAAAATTGAGGTGTCCGATGTTACAGGTAATATTTTTGTGCCGTGCCAGTTAAAAGTTTGGACATGCTATTTCGAATATTAGACAATTTCCTATTTCCAATCCCGTTTCCTGAAAGCAAGAAAATAACAGAGTCTCTGCAGTGACCACAAACTTGTGCCATCCCCCGCCTTGCTTTTGAAATTGATATTGAATATGTGGAAACATCCATAGAGAGTCATCACTTTCACATCAGGGTGGCATATTTTTTCTAAGAAGGTTTTAATAAAGCATTCAAGCTGATCGAAAAAGGCCACACACATTCAATTTGGACCAGACTTTTTTGACCAGTGCTGtaggtgtcagtgtgtgcactgGTAGTGACCTCTTTGGCATCTTGTCATTGCAGCTATCAATAAGTCTATTATCATCTCTGAGCATGGAACCGACAGGAGCCCGGAAAAAGTAAACAAGATCTTCTCCACCATGCAGAAGATCCTCTGCATCCCAGTGCACGGGTAGGTGGACATGACAAAAGTATTTGAAACTTGTTACACCTTACAAGTGTATCATCTCTTGGCTCTAAAAGATATTGTTGCACTTAATGCAATAACATGGAGAAACAGTAAAGCAAGAGTATAGATATCAAGTGACAGCTAACCTTAGTTAAAGCTGGAACTCAATACTTATTTAGTTATGAATAAATggtatataaaataatattttttccattgctgttatctgttattttaaaaaaaatacacattttaatatgCTGAGGTTACTTTTTGGTAAACTAAACTCACAGAATTCATGAAATTTGGTGTGTTTGATAccttaaagttacattttttaaacaaatggcACACTTTGTTTGTAGATATTGCATTTTTAAGGCATTATTTACCCTCCTGTTCACTTCCTTTGCGGGGGCACTGTGGCCCACTTGTATTCATCTCCAATCGATCTGTCCTGACAGGCTTCGTGGGTCCGGCACAGCTGCCACTAATATGTGTCTGGTGGCGACGGGGGCGGTGGAGGCCTTCTTCGAGATCGGGATCCACTGCTGGGACATTGCTGCTGGAGCAGTTATAGTCAAAGAAGCCGGAGGAGTGCTACTGGATGTTGACGGTGCGTATGATCACAGAGAATCAAGTGATTCTGGTTCTTACAAACTAAAGTCAATGGATGAGAAGGTTGTACGTGCACTGTGGTTAAGAGCAGGATTTGTGTTTTGGCGGAACCCCTTAATGAAGGCTTTGTCTGACACTTTAGGGGGACCGTTCGATTTGATGTCTCGAAGGATGGTTTCAGCAAACAACGAGGTTATTGCTAAGCGGATCATCAAGGAAATTGAAATATTCCCAGCGGTGAGGGACGACGCTCCCATCCAGAAGCAATGAGAATGCAATTCGAAATGAGTGCCAGAAGAGAAAGTCTATCGCTGTATATCATAAATAAAGTTACCGTTGCTGTAATCAACCACTGTCTTCATTTGCATAATTGCACATAAATTAAATCCAGCCAGCGGCTAAAGTGACCTCCAGGTTACCTTTCTGTGATTTGTCTGTCAAAAATATTGACTGAAGTGAGATACAGCAGTCATTTGCACACACGTCTTTGATGTGTaggtgtgcatgtatgcattttATCCTACATGAAACGTGAATTATTCAGTTTGCATCCACAgagatatttgttttgtaacGCTGCCACAGCAGACTGCAGGAGAAACTGTCCTCGCCTGAGACTGATGCTTATTTTGACCAGATTCCCTATCGCTGAATTTATTTCTCCTCCCGTCTCGTCTGACTCAAGTGTGTAATTATCTGATGGAAGTGAGTGAAATTCTGCAGAGGTGATTACCCTCATTAGAGGCAACAGTCCTTAGCACTGGGTTAagtcaatgttaacatgcctcTGCAGACACAGGCCCTGTCAAGTGTCATATAATTTACTTACAGTTAACGTGACCATATTGCCTGAGAGCctttatttctgcattattGCCGTTTACACAATTCATTACACCCATTTCACCCATCACCACTAGAGGCCAGTAATGCATCAGCAATTAGACGGCAACCTCAACATGCTCTCACTTTATTATTTAGTCTGTCTGGTGGACTCTACTTTAGTGGAGACTGACAACATGCTCTTAAGTCGCCTCATGGCTTCATCATCACCTTTTCTTAGCcccacaaaagagaaaagaaaatgaccCCTCCCGAGAGATGAGGCCATTTTTCACTTCTGTTCTGCTCTCTCAGACTTTGttattatctgtaaattaacaactgGCTTTTCAGATTGTCACAAGCACAGGCTACAAAAGGTGGAGGAGCAAGCTAATAAACAGCaacgggggaaaaaaatgcagcagcagcagcaacacaaacagcaagaacaacaatggcaacaacagcagcagcagcaacaataacagcagGAGGTTGGGTGGAGGTGGGAGGCGGTGAGGAGTACGAACATGTTTGATCCGGTGCCTTTGAAACATAAATAACCGCAATTTATTTGTATAATTATGCCACTATACATCTGCCGCTGCTTTAGTGTATGATGGCGGGGTGTGATGTTCTGACAGAGAcgttgtttgtcttgtctttcaaaTGGCAACATCTAATTCCACAGCACTTTGAGCATCAGATGTGCAATATGAAGCTCCGTTTTCTATCATGAAGGtggttggtgttggtggtgatggtggtggtatTATGTGTTGCAGTAGAGCGGGCCAGATAATAGTTGCAAACACAGTACATCTTAACATTTGCTTGAACTTGCCCGAAGTACCAGATGGCTGAAATTTGCCTCGCAGGACAATACAGTAAATGCCACAGAGGTCAGACATCCGCACGCGAGTCCATAAAAGTCAATTTTGCATATGTACTTCGTATGTAAGACCGTGCTATTTTTGAAACATGCAGATCAAGTATCTAATTAGCTCTCAGTCAAAAGGTCATGAGATGATTTTATTGTGACTTGAGAATCATTCAGTGGCTTCTCGGAgtgaaacagatgtttttatatCCCAATAGATCACATTTTTatccaaaatatttaaatatcatgtTGTTAGCAgtgtttaaagaaataataactgGTTCATTACACATGATAAAACACCATAATGTagttgtttgcatgtttgttaaTTCATTTTTCTCCCCTGTAAAGCATCTATAACTGTGAGGAAGCACCAACTCTCTCATTGTTTGCTATTTTGGTTAGGAAAGATTCTCTcagacagtttttattttatttcatttttagttaCAATATCAGATGAGGGAATTGTAGTCAAAATTTGGGTTAGGTTTATTTCTTAAACGTGATGTAATGTAGTCTAAATCATAACTTGTTTGAGTCTTCTGTGTAGGTCATGTCGCACTGGTGTTTAAAGAGTATATAGACTTGGTTTTGGGGTGTGAAGAGCAAGTGCAAGTTATTCCCTCCATTCTTCTTTGTTGCACGGCCTCTTGTTggagactgaaaataaaaagtcaacCTGATTTTCCAGCTTCCATGCTACCCTCCATCTCACCTTGCAACAATAACgaatctataaaaaaaacacaacaaatgattgacggtaaaacaaaacagaaaagaaaacacatccgCTGACAGAGGCCGTGTTAGCGGCTGCGAGTTTTGTAATAAATCAAGTTAGTGGTCCTTGATAATCGTTTAATATGcatacacatgaatacacataaATCATATAACATTAAATGTGAGTacttacactgtaaaaaatgtggCTGTGATGAATCCACAGTAATGTTTACAGTAGTTTACCGTATATCCAGTCAAAAACTACAGCAGTTATACAGTTACTGTGGAAATCCCAAGGTCGCTACTGTAGTATATCACAGTAACCCATCATGTACTGtacaacaaaacattcataACGAGTCATGAATATAAAAGATAAGATGATGAGAATTGTGCAGCAGTTGTAAGACTAAGTATAGaatgcaaatgtgaaaaaatataataataggaTTAGATGCAGGTGATGCAGGCTATTGTGATACAATGGTAAACAGAACGTAGAGGTTACCTTCCAGAGGGTAAATATGTAAACACGATAATCAACctctaaaacattcaaactgtcTTTTATTATAGTATTTACATCTGTGTGAGATTAATTACTTTGTGTGCAGAACGACTAATTGAGAACAGCATTAGCgtagaaataaaacagcaggtGTAGGGCAACTAAAGAGAAGTGAAAGAGAGCACCTGACCCTGGGGAACTACCCAACATGAATCCAACAGACTCTCTAGGACCAGAAAGCTTCCCtcatgtcatatatatatatatatatattagccCATGCAGAGAGTTTTCCATGACCCTTTTCAGCGCGGACCCAGCTGAGAGGAGCTGTGATTAACAACAAATTGGTTCTTAACGGTCACATTCAAAACCCATTGTCTCCCATTGTCAAGTTCGCTTCATTATAACAAGAATCTTCTCGCTTATAGGAACTTTTCTCTCCGGCACATATCATTAGTGGTCTACTGAGCCTGActaactcacaaaaaaaaaaaaaaattcaatcgTTTTTGTCTGGCTGAAATACTGTAACAGGTTACAATCTCTACCCAGATTAAGCCAAGTAAGTAATTTCTTGGTGTTTTGATTGCCTGACTGAAGATGCAGTCTGTGTGGCTCATGTTATAAGGTGATTCTCAGGTTCTTTCAGGTTCTGTCGGATTCAATCAAAATCTTGCCCAGGCCTGTAGCACTTTAAGATGGACCAAAGTAAGAACAGAGGTGTACGGAGGTGATAGAATAGACTTTATATTAAGGTGAAGCTGGTTCTGAAGTGTTGAGGTTGTAGCATCTGCCTCAATACTTCTATGACTGTTCAGCCTATGAAAAATCGGAATATAGGTTAGTTTAGTAAATTCAGGTCCAAAGTGATGTCTTCCAATCCATTATCCTGGCTGAATTATGTTCAgagcaacctccatggctgcgAAGTGAAGCCAGAAGTGCCAACaattgcagttcctcgaacgtccacttgaggctggctacaaaacgactcaatctccataagtccccatgttcaagtccaacttcacagcagaaataaacatgtttacagcctatagttaatttccccgttcatgacaactgcactgagggtgaatttatatagaactcacctgttcagattatattaagacttagagttatgtataattaacagcatggccactttgattgacaggtggatgctgttacaGACGGcctgtttgagcacccagggtTCATTCAGCCCGCTTCAGGTCATCTTTGCCCAGTTTTAGATCTGCTGGGAGGCAGCGGAGGCAAGACTTCCAAGACGGTGGCAACCAAAGCCACTATAGTCTTTAGAAACCAGTGGGTGACTATATCATATGACTATCAGATACATTAAGCCAGGTACATTAAGTAACAACATTTCCTCTAATTTCCTTCTATTGATAGAAAACAGAATCCTGTCGGCACAGCATTCATTACCTaccttcatttcatttcattccatATGTATTTGCTGTTGTAAATGAGTTGGATATAATCAACTCTTCATATGTCTTGTTTCGTTCAAAGACCCGAAGATATTCGAATTAAGCTCAGTGAAAGCAGACGTTGGAGAAGCTGGAATGATCAAACATATGGCACTGCTGCTTGAAACGTACATTAAATCTTCCACGTTGATTACTGCTGAATAGTTTTCCTGATTTTACTTTTTAGCATTTGAACTCTACTCTTCATGAACCAACGTTGCATTTGCCACTGCATGCATCATCGTGACAAGTGAAGAGAGACCCGGTTGACAGACCCTCCATCATTTTTTGTTAAAGTGGTAGCATGCCATTTACAAAGGCAACTGTGTGCAGACGGGTTTATGGAGGGGGGAAATTGCAAAACAGAGAAAGGTAGTGACTGAAGCAAGACCAAGGAGTTACTGTTCAAAGTTAGAGAGCTGAAACCTGGAAATGACAACATGGCTGTTATTCACGGTGCAAGAACAGAGTGTTACAATCAAAGTGCAGCACTGATTGTGCGCTCCGTATATAAAGAGCgagattatttaaatatgtctTCTTTCTTATTCACGGACAAGAGGAAGCAATCATCCAATCTGTAGAAATGACAGCAGTTAGATTATAATGTATGTATTCAGCAATCAATAGTGCAGTGTATATTATACTCTGCAATCAATAGTGCGGGGAGTTTAAGAGAGCAAAGCAATGGTCTGAGGCAGCACTGCTGCCTGATTTCCTAATTTCACACAGTTAATGTCTAGAAGTGTGTCAGTAAGTGTAATGAAAttgaacacagagaaagagagaggaaaaaaagagaccGTCACAAGCAGAAAAGCCCCCTGATATCCACTAAGAGTCCATCTTTTCTGGTTCAATAGAGCCAGAAACAAAGCAGGCTGCAGAAGATTGAGTCTGCAGATCCTGTGGGTCCAGCATATAAAACCCACAGTAAACAATAATAACCATAATCAAAATGGAAAAGGCAGGAACCCTTTAATTTGTACTTGTTACCATTAGCTGTCATCATTAGGTAATAGAAGCCTGTGGCTGCTTTAAATACGCAGCCACAATAATAAAAACGtccagaaatatatatatacagcgcGGGCTCCCTTTTTTTTGGAGGTTGCTTACACACAGTGAGCTCTGCTTACAttgctgcttctcttctctctgtgcattttttcctcctctactttttgtctgtcatgtcatgttatgcAAAGTATCTGAAGCGAAGCCAAAGAAATTAGCTTGTCCTGGCTGGCTGCCATATTGACttgggagggaaggaagggagggaagggagggcTCCCAGTCCCAGTTGTTTTTGATGCACTAttacactgaaaagaaaaaaaaaagaaaaagaagaagaagttgagACACATTTCATCAAATCATGCGCTAAACTTATGCTTCCTATCCGGATCGATATTCATAACCCTTCCTCGAGGAAATGAGAAAACGGTCGTGACATTGTAATGAAATCTGAAACTGAGAAGTTGATGAGATGCGGCGCGTGAGTGGTGTCTATCAAAAGCTGCTCAAAAAGTGGTGAATCAATAGGAATATTAACATCATACCCACACACAGATATGGAGAAAATCAATGGCGATAATCCTAAGTAATAGCCCTCCAAGCCGTtcttacatttatattttgtccCTGACATATTAATTACTTGCTCTAAGTGCTCTATTTTCTGAGCACTTTGATTAATcttctttgtcttgtctgtccATCATTATTGAtccattaaacacacacttaatct
This genomic interval carries:
- the LOC104933793 gene encoding inositol monophosphatase 1, translated to MADPWQRAYDFAVEVARKAGEEVRKAGESEIKVMTKSSTVDLVTKTDERVEKIIIGSLKEEFGPDVHCFIGEESVAKGEACILTDKPTWIIDPVDGTTNFVHGFPFVAVSIAFAVNKELEFGVVYSCLEDKMYKARKGKGAFCNDEKIEVSDVTAINKSIIISEHGTDRSPEKVNKIFSTMQKILCIPVHGLRGSGTAATNMCLVATGAVEAFFEIGIHCWDIAAGAVIVKEAGGVLLDVDGGPFDLMSRRMVSANNEVIAKRIIKEIEIFPAVRDDAPIQKQ